The Arthrobacter sp. V1I7 genome includes a region encoding these proteins:
- a CDS encoding Y-family DNA polymerase produces the protein MSKPAVMRRLPQIAHVDVNCFYASAERAFNPSLEGRPVIVLSNNDGCAVTRSPEAKRLGIAMGEPWFKLAPRAKEWGLVALSSNYELYGDISARVMELLGRYSAWLEVYSIDEAFLGVKGTPDQLLALGRDMKVAVRRNVGVPVCVGIAPTKTLAKLANKWAKNNPAFNGVCHWDSVPAADRESLMRRLSVIEIWGVAGRLTKRLNALGIHSILDLSRADPVMIRDRFSVVMMRTVLELQGTPCIPMEEERSGRDQLIFSRSFATPITTAAGIQQVMSVYGQQASARLAKHGLQAKVLTAFAGTSHFNPKDTSYPSVCVPLPMPTADPVLLTKAAHALLPRICEGIRYARAGIMVTDLRPTGNQTPLALFENPHEERHVGTLLEDITRRYGRGSIGLGHGGIRGGPDWTMKRDMLSPRYTTHWDELPLVKAA, from the coding sequence ATGTCTAAGCCTGCGGTGATGCGGCGGCTGCCGCAGATCGCGCACGTTGATGTGAACTGCTTCTACGCCTCGGCCGAGCGGGCATTCAACCCGTCCCTGGAGGGCCGGCCCGTCATCGTCCTGTCCAACAACGACGGCTGTGCCGTCACCCGCTCCCCTGAAGCAAAACGCTTGGGCATCGCCATGGGTGAGCCATGGTTCAAACTCGCCCCGCGGGCCAAGGAATGGGGACTCGTTGCCCTCTCGAGCAACTACGAGCTCTATGGCGACATCAGCGCCCGCGTGATGGAACTCCTCGGCCGGTACTCGGCCTGGCTGGAGGTCTACAGCATCGACGAGGCCTTCCTCGGCGTCAAAGGCACCCCGGACCAGCTGCTGGCCCTGGGCCGGGACATGAAGGTGGCCGTGCGGCGCAACGTCGGGGTACCGGTCTGTGTCGGGATCGCGCCCACGAAGACTCTGGCGAAACTGGCCAACAAATGGGCAAAGAACAACCCTGCCTTCAACGGGGTCTGCCACTGGGACTCCGTGCCCGCCGCGGACAGGGAGTCTCTGATGCGCCGCCTGTCCGTCATCGAGATCTGGGGTGTCGCCGGCCGGCTGACCAAACGGCTCAACGCCCTGGGGATCCATTCGATCCTTGACCTGTCCCGGGCGGATCCGGTCATGATCCGGGACCGCTTCTCCGTGGTCATGATGCGCACCGTACTGGAACTGCAGGGCACCCCCTGCATCCCTATGGAGGAAGAACGGAGCGGCCGGGACCAGCTCATCTTTTCCCGCTCCTTCGCCACCCCCATCACCACCGCCGCCGGGATCCAGCAGGTCATGAGCGTCTACGGCCAGCAGGCCTCGGCACGGCTGGCCAAACACGGTCTCCAGGCCAAAGTCCTCACCGCGTTCGCCGGCACCTCACACTTCAACCCGAAAGACACCTCCTACCCCTCGGTCTGCGTGCCGCTGCCGATGCCCACCGCGGACCCGGTCCTGCTCACCAAGGCCGCTCACGCACTCCTCCCCCGCATCTGCGAGGGCATCAGGTACGCCAGGGCCGGGATCATGGTCACCGATCTGAGGCCCACCGGAAACCAGACACCCCTGGCCCTGTTCGAGAACCCGCACGAGGAGCGCCACGTCGGAACACTCCTGGAAGATATCACCCGCCGGTACGGGCGCGGCTCCATCGGCCTCGGCCACGGCGGAATCCGCGGGGGGCCGGACTGGACCATGAAACGGGACATGCTCTCCCCCCGCTACACCACCCACTGGGACGAACTCCCCCTCGTCAAAGCCGCCTAA
- a CDS encoding LexA family transcriptional regulator — translation MGVVVGPRVIDAGASLLSVLISPVPVAAGYPSPAQDYFDGRIDLNEHLIKDITSTYVVRVSGESMEGAGISDGDELIVNRALEPVDGSVVVAVLDGELTIKRLRITGTGVVLQAENPAYPDIRVPSVSDLVIWGVATRCLHHV, via the coding sequence GTGGGCGTTGTTGTCGGTCCCCGTGTGATAGATGCGGGCGCATCGTTGTTGTCGGTGCTGATATCTCCGGTACCCGTCGCGGCGGGGTATCCGTCGCCCGCGCAGGACTACTTCGATGGCCGGATCGACCTGAACGAGCACCTGATCAAGGACATCACCAGCACCTACGTCGTGCGGGTGTCCGGGGAATCGATGGAAGGCGCCGGCATCAGCGACGGCGATGAACTGATCGTCAACCGGGCCCTGGAACCGGTGGACGGGTCCGTGGTCGTCGCGGTCCTCGACGGAGAGCTGACCATCAAACGGCTGCGGATCACGGGAACCGGGGTAGTGCTGCAGGCGGAGAACCCGGCCTACCCGGACATCCGGGTCCCGTCGGTCTCGGACCTGGTCATCTGGGGCGTCGCGACCCGCTGCTTGCATCATGTCTAA